The Xanthomonas indica sequence CCGATCCGATGATGGCGCTCTCGACCGGCGCCTGGACGTACGTGGACAGGGACAACTGGTTGCCCTGGGCGTCGGTCTGCCCAGCGGTGATGCTGTAGCTGCCGGCCGGCATGCGCTTGCCGCTGGCATCGGTGCCGTCCCAGGCGAAATCGAGCTGGCCGGCCTTGTCGGCGGTCAGGCTGATCTTCTTGATCGGCTGGCCGTTGGCGTCACTGACGGTGACGTCGACCACGCCCGCGGCCTTGGCCGCGACCAGGCCGCCGGTGCTGCCCTCGGCGCCCAGCGGCAGCGTCGCCGACGGCACCAGCACCTTGTGGCCGATCAGGTTGGCGCCGCGCAGCACCTGGTCGGTGCTCATCGACGCGGACAGCGCGGTCACGGTCTTGTTGAGGTCGCCGATGCCCTGCACGGTGGACAGCTGCGCCATCTGCGCGACCATCTGGCTGTTGTCCATCGGCTTGAGCGGATCCTGGTGCTGCAGCTGCTCGGTCATCAGCTTCAGGAAGTCGGCCTGCTGCAGCGCCTTGCCACTGGTGGTGCTGGTGTTGCTCGAGGCGCTCAGGCCCAGGCTGGAATAGGTGGTGTCGGTGGAGCTGGTGACGCTGGTCATGGAAGCGGTCCTGGGACGTGACGCGGCGGAGGGAGGGCGGATCAGCGGCCCATGGTCAAGGTGGCCAGCGCCAGTTCCTTGGCGGTGTTGAGGACCTCCACGCCGGCCTGGTAATTGCGCGAGGCGGAGATCAGGTTGACCATCTGCGAGACCGGGTCCACATCGGGCGAATAGATGTAGCCGTCGGCGTCGGCGAGCGGATGGCCGGGTTCGTAGCGCTTGATCGGCGGTGCGTTGGTCGTGGCAATTTGCTTGACGTTGACCGAGGTCAGGCTGCTGTCGTGCGGATTGCGCACCGCCTGGAAGATCGGCTCGATCGGCTTGTAGGCCGCCTCGGCCGAGCCGGCCACCGAATCGGCGTTGGACAGGTTGCTGGCGATGGTGCTCATGCGCACCGACTGCGCCTGCAGCGCGGAGCCGGCGACGTCGAAGATCGGCAGGTTGCTCATGGCTTATTGGCCCGTGATCGCGGTGAGCATGCTGCGCACCTTGGATTCGAGGAAGCTCAGCGAGGCGCGGTACTCCAGCGCGGCGCGGCCGTAGGCGGCGCGTTCGGCGTCCGGATCGACGGTGTTGCCGTCCAGGCTGGGCTGGCTGGCGACGCGGGTGACCTGGAACGGGTTCAGGCCATCGCCGCCGACCGCGATGTGGCGGCTGTCGTCGACCGCGAGCTGGGTCCCCTCGCGCTGTCCCTGCGCGGCACGCATCGCCGCGTCGAAATCCAGGTCCTGGGCCTTGTACCCGGGCGTGTCGACGTTGCTGAGGTTGCTGGCGATCAGCTTCATGCGCTGCTCGCGCAGCGGCAGGGCGTCGCCGTGGACGCCGAAGTAGGCTGTGATCGGATTGGACATGGCACGATCCCGCGGTTCGTTGCCGAAACCACAGGCAAGGCGCGTGCCAAAGTCGGGCGCAAGGCCCGTGAGATCAGGGGGTTGCCGCGGCAGGCGGGGAGCGCCCGCGCGTTATAAAAGGTCGGGCAGGCCGCGCGGCGGGCGCGGCGCCCGGGTCAGGCGGCTGCCTGCGCGGCCGCGGCCACGACCCGCAGCCGGGTCAGCACGTACTCGGCCAGCTCGTTGGGGCTGTACTTGGCCACGAAGGCGTTGGCGCCCACGCGCTCGACCATCGCATTGTTGAACACGCCCGACAGCGAGGTGTGCAACAGCACGTACAGGCCGGACAGGCCGGCATGGCGGCGGATTTCCGTCGTCAGCGTGTAGCCGTCCATCGCCGGCATCTCGATGTCCGAGATCACCATGGCGTAGCGCTCGGCCGGATTCTCGCCCGCGGCGTGGATCTGCAAGAGATGGTCCAAGGCCTGGCGGCCGTCCGAGAGCAGGGTCGCGGCGACCCCGAGCTGGTCCAGCACGCTGCGGATCTGCTGCCGCGCCACGCGCGAGTCGTCGACCACCAGCACCTGCAACTGCGGGCCGGTGAGCGCCAGCGACGGGTCCAGGTTGGCCTCGACCCGGGTCTGGGCGATGTCGGCCAGCACGCTTTCCACGTCGATCACCTGGATCAGCTCGCCCTGGAAGCGAGTCACCGCGGTCAGGTAGCTGGATTCGGCACCCAGTTCCGGCGGCGGATGGATGTCCTCCACCGCGATGTTGACGATGCGCTCCACGCCGCTGACCAGGAAGCCCTGCACCGAGCGGTTGAACTCGGTCACCACCAGATAGCCTGGCGCGGTGTCCGCGTTCGGCTCGCGCTCCGGGTGGCCGATGGCCAGGCCCAGGTCGAGCACCGGCACCGAGCGCCCGCGCACGTCGGCGACGCCGGAGAATTGCAGCGGCAGCCCCGGCACCTGGAACAGCTCCGGCCGGCGCAGCACTTCCTGCACCTTGAAGACGTTCACGCCAAAAAGCTGGCGACCACCCAGCCGGAACAGCAGCAGGGCAAGCCGGTTGTGCCCCGCCAAGCGGGTGCGCTGGTCGATTCGGTTGAGAAGGTCGTGACTCATGGCGTTCATATCGGCGCTGTCGTGGCGGAACTTGAGGGCAGGGCGCAGATCGACCGTGCGGTTTCCGGCACGGTCTTTGCATCGTGTCGGCGACCTTTCCGAGAGAGACGGCGATGCGCCCGATCCTATTGCTGGTCCTGCTGGCGGCCACGCCGGCCTGGGCCACGGACTTCCAGTCGGTGGACTCGATCCGTGCCGCGGCGCTGTCCCTGGCCGGCGCCGACGCCGATGCCGAGGCGACCCTGGACCCCTCGGTACGGGTGCCGCTGTGCCCGGTGCCGCTGCAGGCCCAGCCGACCGGTACCACGACCGTGGAAGTGAGTTGCCCGCGCGATACCGGCTGGCGGCTGTTCGTGCCGGTCAAGGTGCGGCGCATGCAGCATGTCCTGGTGCTGGCGCGCGGCCTGTCCGCTGGAGAAACCATCGGCGCGGCCGATATCGTCCCCGAGAAGCGCGACGCGGCGCGCATCGTCGGCGCCGCGATGACCGAGCCGGAGGCGGCGATCGGCAAGGTGGTACGGCGGACCCTGCCGGCCGGCACCTTGTTGTCCGCCACCGACCTGGTCGCGCCGCGGCTGGTCCGGCGCGGCGACAATGTGGCGCTGGTGGCCCGCAGCGGCGGCCTGGAAGTGCGCATGTCCGGGCGCGCACTGGGCGATGCGGGCGAAAACGAGCGGGTAACCGTCGAAAACCTGTCGTCCAAACGCATCGTTCAGGGAACTGTGTCACAAAACGGCGACGTTTTAGTGACGCGATGAGATCCCGGCTAAAGTTCTCCGACGCTGTGCCGTTATTTACACCGAACCCGTAACAGGATGTCCGTCATGAGCCAGAAAATTGAAGGGAGCTTGCCGAGCCCGGCCACCCTTCGCACGTCGTCCGTCTCGACCAAGGCCGCCTCCGGCGCGTCCGAGGAAGGCAAGGACCGTGCGGTCGGTGCGGCCGCTGCAACCGACAGCCTGCGCCTGACCGGCGAGGCCTCCGGTCTGCAGACCCTGCAACGCCAACTGTCGGCCGCTCCGGCGGTGGACAGCAGCCGCGTCGATGCGGTGCGCTCGGCGCTGCAGAACGGCAGCTACAAGATCAACCCCGACGCGATCGCCAGCCGCATGATCGACATGGATCGGCAACTCGGCGCATGAACACGTCCGTGACCAACCCCCTGCAGCAGCTCAGCGACGCGCTCGCCGGCGAGCGCCAGGCGTTGTTGGATCACAACGTGGAAGGCCTCATGCAGGCGACCAGCGCCAAGCTGGCGGCCCTGCGCGCACTGGAGGCCGACGTGCCCGCCGGCGCCGAGGCCGAACTGCGCCTGCGCGAACTCGCCGACGCCAACCGCGCCAACGGCGCGCTGCTGTCGCGGCGCCGGCGCGAGGTCAACTGGGCGCTGCGCCACCTCGGCCGCAGCGAGAGCGCGTCGTCCTACGACGCCAACGGCGAGTCAAGCACGCCGCTCTCCCAGCGTCCGCTGGCGGTCGCGTAAGCCGCAGCGCGTCCCACGGCGGGGCGCGCATCCGCCGGCGACAACGGCGTATATTGGGCATCCATCGATCGCCCGCGGCCTGTCGTGAATTTCGCCGAAATCAATCCCACCGAACCGCTTGTCCTGCCTGCGCGCGAGCAACTGCGCGCCCTGAGCGAACTGTTGTACGAAGGCGTGGTGCTGTTCCGCGCCGACGGCCAGCTGCTGCTGGCCAACAGCGCGGCGCGCCGCCATCTTTCCGGCGCCGACGCCGGCGGCCTGGCCGCGCACCTGGCGCAGTGGCTGCCCAGCGATGCGTTGTCGCAGGCACGCAGCAGCGGCCGCTGGAGCGGCAGCCTCCCGACCGAGCAGCACGTGGTGCTGGCGCATCTGTACTTCCATGCCGACGCGGGCGGCGGCCATTACCTGATGCTGATCCAGGGCATCGAAGGCCAGCAGGACTACGAACAGGAGCTGCAGCAGCGCCACGCCGAACTGCGCCAGGCCTACCTGCGCCTCAACGGCGCCCAGGAAAAACTGCTGCAGTCGGAGAAGATGGCCTCGATCGGCCAGCTCGCCGCCGGCGTCGCCCACGAGATCAACAACCCGATCGGCTACGTCCACTCCAACCTGGGCAGCCTGCAGGAATACCTGCGCAGCCTGTTCACCCTGATCGAGGCCTACGAGCGCGCCCTGCGCGCGCCCGACCCGAAGGCGCTGATCCCGGAGATCGACGACATCCGCAACCGCTTCGATATCGACTTCATCAGCCGCGACCTGCCGCAACTGATGGCCGAGTCGCGCGAAGGCATCGAGCGGGTCACCCGCATCGTCCGCGACCTCAAGGACTTCTCGTATTCCGGCCGCGAAGAGTCGTGGAAGCTGGTGGACCTGCACTCGGGCCTGGAATCCACGATCAACATCATCTGGAACGAGCTCAAGTACAAGGTCACCCTGGAGCGCCACTACGGCAACCTGCCGCTGGTGGAGTGCCTGCCGTCCGAGCTCAACCAGGTGTACATGAACCTGCTGCTCAACGCCGGCCAGGCGATCGGCGAGCGCGGCACCATCGTGGTCAGCACCGGCCAGGACGGCGAAGAGGTGTGGATCGAGTTCAAGGACTCCGGCGCCGGCATTCCGGCGGACCTGCTGCAGCGCATCTTCGACCCGTTTTTCACCACCAAGCCGGTCGGCAGCGGCACCGGCCTGGGCCTGTCGATTTCCTACGGCATCATCAACAAGCACCACGGCCGCATCGACGTCAGCAGCACCGTCGGCGAAGGCTCCACGTTCCGGATCGTGATTCCGGTGAGGCAGCCGAAGTAGCCGGGAATGGGGAATCGGGAATGGGGAATCGGAAAAGCGGGCAGCACGGCCGCTGTTCGATTTCCGCGTACCCGATGTCGCCTCAATGATTTGATATGAAAAACGAAAAGCCGCGATGCGGCTTTTCCCATTCCCGATTCCCCATTCCCCGATCCCGGCTTCTCAGGGCCCCGCATCCCTGCGCTGTTCGTCGTGCGTGCGGAATGCCTGGCGGATGTGTTCGCGGAGTTCGTCGTCGTTCCAGGGCTTGGTCAGGAAGCGGTAGATCGCGCCGCGGTTGATCGCGTCGGTGACGGTGGCCAGGTCGGTGTAGCCGGACAGGACCAGGCGGATGGTGTCGGGGTAGAGCATCTTCACACGGCCCAGGAACTCGGTGCCGCTCATGTCGGACATGCGCTGGTCGGACAGGATCACCTGCACGTCGTTGGTGGCGAGCAGGTCGAAGGCGTCGCGGACGTTGCCGGCGGCGAGGATGCGGTAGCCGTCGCGGCGGAACAGGCGCACCAGCGAGCGCAGCACGTTCTCCTCGTCGTCGAGCAGCAGCAGGGTGCGGTCCGGGCGCGTCTCGGTGAACGATTCCGGGCGCAGGTAACGCCGGCGCAGGGCCATGCCGGCGGCTTCGGCCGACATCGGTTCGCCGAACAGGTAGCCCTGGAAGATGTCGCAGTCGTTGCGGCGCAGGAAGCCCAGTTGCGCCTGCGATTCGACGCCGTTGGCGATCACCACCATGCCCAGCTGGTGGCCCATGGCGATGATCGCGCGGGCGATCGCCGCCTCGCGGTTGCCGGCCGGCGCGCTCTTGATGAAGCTGCGGTCGATCTTGAGCTTGTCCACCGGGTAGCGCACCAGCGCGCTGAGGCTGGAATCGCCGGTGCCGAAGTTGTCCAGGCTCAGGCTGATGCCTTCGCGGCACAGGTTGGCCAGGGTCTCGTGGACGAAGTTGACGTTGTTGGTCAGCGCGCTCTCGTTGATCTCCAGCACCACCATCTGCGGCGGCACCCCGGCCACCTGCAGCGCCGACATCACTTCGTTGAAGAAGGTCGGGCGCAGCAGCTGCAGGGTGGAGACGTTGACCGCGATGGTGAAGTCGTCGAAGCCCTGGTCGCGCCATAGCCGCGCCTGGCGCAGCGCGCCTTCCATCACCCAGGTGCCGATCTGCACGATCACGCCCAGCCGCTCGGCGGTGCGCATGAAGCGCTCCGGCACCAGGATGCCCAGGGTCGGCGACTGCCAGCGCAGCAGCGATTCCATGCCGACCACGCGGCCGTCGCGGGCGCTGACCATCGGCTGGTAGCGCAGGCGCAGTTCGCCGTTGGGAATGGCGTCGACGATCTGCCGCGAGATGATGCTCTCGCTGTGCGCGCTCGGCGGGCCGTCGGCGGCGTACAGGCGCACCAGGTTGCCGCCTTCGCGCGCGGCCTGGTAGACCGCGTCCTCGGCGAAGTCGAGCAGGGTCGACAGCCGCGTGGAATGCTCCGGGCACAGGCTCACGCCGATCTTGCCGGTCATGAACAGGGTGTACGGCAGCACCGACAGCGGCAGCTCGATCTGTTGCCGGATCTCCTCGGCGAAGGCTTCCGGTGGCGGCACGTCGGCGGTGCGCGGCACCGCCATCACCAGTTCGTCGCTGCCGTGGCGCCACAGCAGGCCGCGGCCGCGCAGGTGCGCCTGCAGCCGGTGCGCGAGCAGCGCCAGCGCCTGGTCGCCGACCTCCGGACTCATGTTCTCGTTGATCGAGGCGAAGTGGTCGATGTCGATGTGCAGCAGCATCACTCCCGGCCCGCCGGCCAAGGCCTCGGCGATCATGCCGGTCAGGGCGGGGTGACCCGCACCCAGGCGCGACGGCAGTTCGTCGTCCACGGGTACGGCGCTGGCGGGATTCCACATCGGCTCAGGTTCCAGGAGGGGGCGACGGCGGTGCCGCGGTGGTGTAGGGCAGGCACAGCGTCACCCGGGTGCCGGCGCCGGGCGCGGTGTCGATCTGCAGGGTACCGCCGGCGCTCTGTGCGCGCTCGCGCATCACGATCAGGCCCAGGCCGCGCGGCCCGGCCGGATCGAAGCCGTCGCCATCGTCGACCACTTCCAGGCGTAGGCGCTGGCGTTCCTCGTCGCCCAGGGTCATCCGCACCTCGCCGGCGCTGGCATGGCGCAGCACGTTGGTCAGGCTCTCCTGGGCGATGCGGAAACAGGCCTGTTCGACCTCGCCGCTGGGCCGCTCGGGCAGGGGCGCGATGTCCAGTTGCAGGCGCACCGGCGAGGCGCGGAACAGCATGCCGGCCTGCCAGCGCAGCGCCGCCTCCAGGCCGAGCGCGTCCAGTTGCGGCGGCCGCAGCAGGGTGGAGAGGTTGCGCAGCTTGGTGATGCTGCTGTCGGCCAGCTGCACGATCTCGCTCAGGTCCTCGCGGCGGCGCTCGGCGTCGGTCTCGTCCAGCGCCGCGTGCGCGGACAGCTTCATCGCGGTGATCGCCTGGCCGATGTCGTCGTGCAGGTCGCGCGAGATCGCGCGGCGCTCGTCTTCCTGCAGCGAGAACAGGCGCCGCGCCATCGCCTGCAACTCGCGGTTGCTCTGCGCCAGCGCATCGCGCATGCGTTCCGGTTCGCTGAGGTCGCGCACGATCAGCAGCTTGCAGTCGCGCCCGCTGTAGCGGACGTTGCCGAACGACAGCCCGGCGTGGAACAGCGAACCGTCGCGGCGGCACATGCGCGCGGTGGCGCCGCGCTCGCCCTTGGCGCCGGCCGCGCCCATCCGCTGCCGCACCAGCGCCAGGTCGGCGCTGTCGACCAAGCCCTGCAGCGGCTCGCCGAGCAGGTTCTCCCCCTCGAAGCCGAACTGCCCGGCGCAGGCGGCGTTGGCGTACAGCACGTGTTCCTGGTGCAGGATCGCCACACCGTCCGGCAGCACCCGCACCAGCTCGCGGAACTGCTCCTCGCGCTCGTGCAGCAGGCGCCGCGAGCGCTCGTGCTCGGTCACGTCCTGCAGGGTGCCGTGCACGCAGGCGCCGCCCGCGTCGTCGTCGGCCGATTCGGCGCGCAGATGCAGCATGCGCGCCTGGCCGTCGGCGGCCAGCACCGGCAGCAGCATGTCCAGTTGCAGCGGCGCGCTGCCGCACAGATCCTCGATCACCCGCTGGATGCGCGCCTGCGACGGCACGTCGGGCGGCACCAGCAGCTCTTCCAGGCGGTGCTGGCGCGGCTGGTCCGGCACGCGCCGGCCGAGCATCCGGTAGACCTGCTCGGAATAGCTGCCCAGGCCGCTGGCCCGGTCGAGCTGCCAGGAGCCCAGCCGCGCGATCGACTGCGCCTCCTGCAGATGTCGCAGGGCCAGGTCGCGGCGGCGCTGCGCGTCGTACTCGGCGCTGCGGTCGCTGATCACCACCAGCCGCGCCTGCCGGCCGTGGTAGTCCAGGCTGGTGCTGCGCGCCTCGGCCATGCACTGGCTGCCGTCGCGCAGGCGCAGGGGCTCGGCCACCACGCAGGTCTTGGAC is a genomic window containing:
- a CDS encoding flagellar hook capping FlgD N-terminal domain-containing protein, translating into MTSVTSSTDTTYSSLGLSASSNTSTTSGKALQQADFLKLMTEQLQHQDPLKPMDNSQMVAQMAQLSTVQGIGDLNKTVTALSASMSTDQVLRGANLIGHKVLVPSATLPLGAEGSTGGLVAAKAAGVVDVTVSDANGQPIKKISLTADKAGQLDFAWDGTDASGKRMPAGSYSITAGQTDAQGNQLSLSTYVQAPVESAIIGSDGIYLDLTGLGTTPLTNVLRVS
- the flgC gene encoding flagellar basal body rod protein FlgC, whose amino-acid sequence is MSNLPIFDVAGSALQAQSVRMSTIASNLSNADSVAGSAEAAYKPIEPIFQAVRNPHDSSLTSVNVKQIATTNAPPIKRYEPGHPLADADGYIYSPDVDPVSQMVNLISASRNYQAGVEVLNTAKELALATLTMGR
- the flgB gene encoding flagellar basal body rod protein FlgB, with amino-acid sequence MSNPITAYFGVHGDALPLREQRMKLIASNLSNVDTPGYKAQDLDFDAAMRAAQGQREGTQLAVDDSRHIAVGGDGLNPFQVTRVASQPSLDGNTVDPDAERAAYGRAALEYRASLSFLESKVRSMLTAITGQ
- a CDS encoding chemotaxis protein — encoded protein: MSHDLLNRIDQRTRLAGHNRLALLLFRLGGRQLFGVNVFKVQEVLRRPELFQVPGLPLQFSGVADVRGRSVPVLDLGLAIGHPEREPNADTAPGYLVVTEFNRSVQGFLVSGVERIVNIAVEDIHPPPELGAESSYLTAVTRFQGELIQVIDVESVLADIAQTRVEANLDPSLALTGPQLQVLVVDDSRVARQQIRSVLDQLGVAATLLSDGRQALDHLLQIHAAGENPAERYAMVISDIEMPAMDGYTLTTEIRRHAGLSGLYVLLHTSLSGVFNNAMVERVGANAFVAKYSPNELAEYVLTRLRVVAAAAQAAA
- the flgA gene encoding flagellar basal body P-ring formation chaperone FlgA, translated to MRPILLLVLLAATPAWATDFQSVDSIRAAALSLAGADADAEATLDPSVRVPLCPVPLQAQPTGTTTVEVSCPRDTGWRLFVPVKVRRMQHVLVLARGLSAGETIGAADIVPEKRDAARIVGAAMTEPEAAIGKVVRRTLPAGTLLSATDLVAPRLVRRGDNVALVARSGGLEVRMSGRALGDAGENERVTVENLSSKRIVQGTVSQNGDVLVTR
- the flgM gene encoding flagellar biosynthesis anti-sigma factor FlgM → MSQKIEGSLPSPATLRTSSVSTKAASGASEEGKDRAVGAAAATDSLRLTGEASGLQTLQRQLSAAPAVDSSRVDAVRSALQNGSYKINPDAIASRMIDMDRQLGA
- a CDS encoding flagellar protein FlgN; this encodes MNTSVTNPLQQLSDALAGERQALLDHNVEGLMQATSAKLAALRALEADVPAGAEAELRLRELADANRANGALLSRRRREVNWALRHLGRSESASSYDANGESSTPLSQRPLAVA
- a CDS encoding ATP-binding protein, whose amino-acid sequence is MNFAEINPTEPLVLPAREQLRALSELLYEGVVLFRADGQLLLANSAARRHLSGADAGGLAAHLAQWLPSDALSQARSSGRWSGSLPTEQHVVLAHLYFHADAGGGHYLMLIQGIEGQQDYEQELQQRHAELRQAYLRLNGAQEKLLQSEKMASIGQLAAGVAHEINNPIGYVHSNLGSLQEYLRSLFTLIEAYERALRAPDPKALIPEIDDIRNRFDIDFISRDLPQLMAESREGIERVTRIVRDLKDFSYSGREESWKLVDLHSGLESTINIIWNELKYKVTLERHYGNLPLVECLPSELNQVYMNLLLNAGQAIGERGTIVVSTGQDGEEVWIEFKDSGAGIPADLLQRIFDPFFTTKPVGSGTGLGLSISYGIINKHHGRIDVSSTVGEGSTFRIVIPVRQPK
- a CDS encoding EAL domain-containing protein; the protein is MWNPASAVPVDDELPSRLGAGHPALTGMIAEALAGGPGVMLLHIDIDHFASINENMSPEVGDQALALLAHRLQAHLRGRGLLWRHGSDELVMAVPRTADVPPPEAFAEEIRQQIELPLSVLPYTLFMTGKIGVSLCPEHSTRLSTLLDFAEDAVYQAAREGGNLVRLYAADGPPSAHSESIISRQIVDAIPNGELRLRYQPMVSARDGRVVGMESLLRWQSPTLGILVPERFMRTAERLGVIVQIGTWVMEGALRQARLWRDQGFDDFTIAVNVSTLQLLRPTFFNEVMSALQVAGVPPQMVVLEINESALTNNVNFVHETLANLCREGISLSLDNFGTGDSSLSALVRYPVDKLKIDRSFIKSAPAGNREAAIARAIIAMGHQLGMVVIANGVESQAQLGFLRRNDCDIFQGYLFGEPMSAEAAGMALRRRYLRPESFTETRPDRTLLLLDDEENVLRSLVRLFRRDGYRILAAGNVRDAFDLLATNDVQVILSDQRMSDMSGTEFLGRVKMLYPDTIRLVLSGYTDLATVTDAINRGAIYRFLTKPWNDDELREHIRQAFRTHDEQRRDAGP
- a CDS encoding PAS domain S-box protein, translating into MQPQRDSSLPPQATSGMRLAQRLDRGIWRVVLLYVLLGLALSIGSDLVLVHFVDDPGTLIVLQLVNDALFLALTAVALYYLLRPLVRAAVQAHTRLALSEAGYRQMFHANPSPMLVYDLESLRILDVNPAAVAFFGWSHDEFVGLELSRLWPPSASARLAEVIETIRQTPSKTCVVAEPLRLRDGSQCMAEARSTSLDYHGRQARLVVISDRSAEYDAQRRRDLALRHLQEAQSIARLGSWQLDRASGLGSYSEQVYRMLGRRVPDQPRQHRLEELLVPPDVPSQARIQRVIEDLCGSAPLQLDMLLPVLAADGQARMLHLRAESADDDAGGACVHGTLQDVTEHERSRRLLHEREEQFRELVRVLPDGVAILHQEHVLYANAACAGQFGFEGENLLGEPLQGLVDSADLALVRQRMGAAGAKGERGATARMCRRDGSLFHAGLSFGNVRYSGRDCKLLIVRDLSEPERMRDALAQSNRELQAMARRLFSLQEDERRAISRDLHDDIGQAITAMKLSAHAALDETDAERRREDLSEIVQLADSSITKLRNLSTLLRPPQLDALGLEAALRWQAGMLFRASPVRLQLDIAPLPERPSGEVEQACFRIAQESLTNVLRHASAGEVRMTLGDEERQRLRLEVVDDGDGFDPAGPRGLGLIVMRERAQSAGGTLQIDTAPGAGTRVTLCLPYTTAAPPSPPPGT